The sequence below is a genomic window from Lolium perenne isolate Kyuss_39 chromosome 4, Kyuss_2.0, whole genome shotgun sequence.
TAAGGGACATGAATTAATTTGACCTAAAAGTAGTGATAAAGGATTGACATCACAGTACTTACTACGAGAGTAGGGAGTGAAACAGGGTTCATTGGAACATTTGACTGGACCTAGTGTTGATGCTACTTATTTTGTAGGTGGTATCgtcttgtttctttgttttctaATTCTTATAAATTGCACTGTTGGAAAGATTAGTTTAATATTTCCCCAGTGACACTTTCCATAATATCTTCTGTTTTCACCGTGCACTGATTAAAACTGAATCAGAATAACTCACAATGTTTTGTGTGACCAGATTGTCAACCCGCATAACAAGAGCATCCCAGACATCCCAGGAATGGCTCCgcctgcccaaaactttcagactAACAGGAGATTGTTGTCAACAAGATCTTTCAGAGGACTTTGATGATTACTGTGGAAGTTTCATGCTGGAGCCCCTCTCTTCGCAAAGCAGGTGCAGCCATGGGATACGCCGAAAGAATGCGCTTGTATATTTCTTTTCTACTGTGTGTATATGCATTATGCAAACAAATAGAGATGAGATCTTTTACGAGTCTGTAGGAACACGCCCAGCTGAACCttatggatttttttttttttgacttgtGCACCTGGATCTTCAAATACCTAGATCGTCAATTTGATCAACATGATAAATTATACAGCAGAAAAAATATACATTAGAAAGTAGAGCATCACAACTTTCAAATGGTATATGTTTTTTGTATATAAATCTTGTATTACGTTCATCAAATCTATGATCTAGGAATACACGCAAGACCTATAAACCGGGATGAAGTTAATAGTAGAAACAATAATCGGTATTATCGTCTTAAATCAGAAAACCCTGCTCGTTGTTCTTTATTGTACCAGCAGCAAATGCTAGATCCGTTTGCCATTCGGTGCATCGCAAAACCTGTGAGGCTACAACAGCAGGTAAAGAATGAAGATATGAAACGTTACAAAGAGTCTGAATCATTGTTAATCTGTGCATCAGTCGGCAGGTGAACTGTTGTCAGACCCAACCCAGCTGCAAGCTGCGTCTTTCAGCACCCCACGCCGTTTCATCATCTCTCTAACATCGTGCACGCCGTCCCATTTTCCGGCAGCTGCGAGAGTGTTTGAGAAGGCCATGTAGGCGCCCGGTCTCCCGCCGCGGCTCAGCTCGAATACCTCCTTTGCCGCGACATCGGCAATGTCGACTTCGTCATGCAGGGTGGCCGCCCCGAGCAGCGCCGCCCACACGTCGGAGTTCGGCCGCGCCGGTATCCCTCTGACGAAATCGTACGCCTGGCGCACGCTTCCGAACCTGCCCAGCAGGTCCACCATGCACGCGTAGTGCTCCATCCGTGGCTTGAGCGAGTACTCGCTCTCCATGCTCTGGAACACCTCCTGGCCCTGTGCCAGCAGCCCGGTGCGCGCGCACGCCGACAGGGCGCTCAGGAACGTGGCGTGGTTTGGCCTGACGACCCGCTGCCGCCGCATCTCGTCGAACAGCTGAAGAGCCTCGTCGGAGAGGCCGTTCTTCCCGTACCCGTCGATCATCGAGGTCCACGTGACGACGTTCTTGTCGGTCATGCCGTTGAACACCCTCCTGGCGTCCTCGACCTGGCCGCACTTGGCGTACATGTCGAGCAGCGCGCTACCGGTTTTGATGTCGGAGACGACGTTGCTCTTCATGGCATGGCAGTGCACCTGTTCCCCGAGTTCCGGGGAGGACAGGAGCGAGCACGCGCCGAGCACGCTCACGCATGTCGAGACCGTGGGCCGGAACCTTGCTCGCTGCATCGCCTTGAACACCTCGAGCGAGCTCTCGGCGGTCTCCTCCGTCTTGCTGTACCCCTCGACCATCGCGTTGTACACGACGACATCCTTGTCGCGTGTCCCGTCGAATATGGCCTCGGCGTC
It includes:
- the LOC127332241 gene encoding pentatricopeptide repeat-containing protein At1g28690, mitochondrial, which produces MQERNRVDSQCQWRPCSPRVPRYLRTAAALAAAVQTLINAPPPRPESQSLHAQLLTSGLHPTADLSVKILILHLRCGSHRNARAVFDGMPAPTHAAHNYLVAGYFRLGLPGEALRIVRRLAGITGRLDVFALSMALKLSGALALPRAAREAHARAVRTVLQFDDILFAALVDAYVKTASLGYARRVHGTMPAPSVVCSTALIVGCMNEGLYRDAEAIFDGTRDKDVVVYNAMVEGYSKTEETAESSLEVFKAMQRARFRPTVSTCVSVLGACSLLSSPELGEQVHCHAMKSNVVSDIKTGSALLDMYAKCGQVEDARRVFNGMTDKNVVTWTSMIDGYGKNGLSDEALQLFDEMRRQRVVRPNHATFLSALSACARTGLLAQGQEVFQSMESEYSLKPRMEHYACMVDLLGRFGSVRQAYDFVRGIPARPNSDVWAALLGAATLHDEVDIADVAAKEVFELSRGGRPGAYMAFSNTLAAAGKWDGVHDVREMMKRRGVLKDAACSWVGSDNSSPAD